tttataggttttttttttattattgcaaTGTATTTGTTTCTGGTGATTAGCTCGGCTTAAGGCGGTTCATCATGGGCATACTAATGAGCTGAGTTGGTTCTGAAACAAGGTGTAGTGCTTAAGGGTAGAAGCCATTCAATTGATGTGTGGCTCCAGTTAATCGGATTGATTGACATAACAATTACCCAAAAGGTTTCACGGCGGCCCCTTAAACTTCAGTTTAGACAGGGCCTATAGCACAAGAATTCCGGCGAAAACATCACATCAGTGGAGGAAATGAGAAATTCATAACTTCTCTCCAGGCCAAGCCACTTTATGGGTCAGGAATTCAGCGAAATCCGGCTCAGAAGAGCGGGATGGCAACACCATCTGCTCAAATATGTTCATCTTGTTAGCAGTGACGGAGGGAAGCAGATGACTGAAGGCAGGAAACAAGGACCTCCACCCCCGAGACAAGGACCATGGAATTCGGAAGGCAAACTGGGCCCAGGAAGACAGCTGTGCCCTCATCTGAAGTCACCACCCCGCTTCATTCAATCAATTGGTTCGAAGGGTGCAAAGAATTTTCACGATTTCCGGATTACGATTAAATCTGTGTGCCAACATAGCAATTACTTTTTATCACCATAAACTGTGGAAGTGTTGCCTAATCTATGGCTCGCCAATGACCCACCTGCTGTTAGGCAATTAAAACCTAATTTattcgaaaataaatttggacAAAAGGCGTTTCAATCAAATTAGGCGGTCGAATAACAATAATCCAGCAGTTACCTTAAACAAAATCGCACACAAAATGTGGATACACACACAGGGCTCTCAGTATCTATGAGTGGGAGCTCAGATATTTTGcctattttcattttcgttttattgtGGCGGAAGCTGGCACTGCCACTGCCTCACGAAGGCTTCCCTGGGATCTGTTTTTCCAGGTGTACATTTTCATCCCGTCGGCCAAGTGGCCAGCAAACACTTACACTCGTTCGTATTGTTTGGTCGCTATGTAAACACATAATATCATTGCCCGCGGCCACGAAACTTCTTACAAATAGCAAACTGGGATGATTAAATATGTGAATATTTTGGCCAGCTCTTTGAAGTTTAGTTTGCAGCAGCCCGACGAAAAGAACGGTCTGCAAACACCGAGCGCTCGAGCGAAAATGTTGGCCAAAGTTCGCCGCATTCGGCCCGAAAAGCTATGGCCCGAGCTTGCAGAagcttttccgcttttccgctCCGCCTTTGAGTGGAATGTGAACCACTTTCGCTCAAGGCACCCGCAACTTTTCCTTTCATTCATACCTTCTCTCAGTTCTGACCCCTTTGTGACCCATTCCGATATACTTAACGCATCAGCGCCGCGAATTAGCTGGGTTAGTAGTGCCACTAGCGTTGCCAATGGCACATTAGTCAAACCCTGCTTTGTGCCTCCGCCCGAGTTCCCCTGCATTTCGGCTTTCAGCCTGAGCATGTGCAGATTTGATTTCACTTTTTCGCCTCTTCTCCGGGTCGGGTCTCAGGTTTAATGCGATTTTGCCCACCGGGTCAAGGTCGCCGGTGCGACTTCTGAATGCAGCAGCTTTAAGAGTGCAAGTGTGCCCCCTCGATAAGCCTTTGTTTGGGTATGAATAGGAAAACATTCTTTAAAGATTCGTTTTAGCTAGATTAGGTTGGCTTTACGGTAAAGAGATTTGTTCCAGTGGAATTAATGCGTTAATAAGAACGGGAAGGAAAAAACAATGCGCTATAGTGAAGAGCTCTAACTATTAAATACCCGGTTAGTCATAATGGCAAAATATGATGGATAAATAGAAggcaagttttaaaaaaaaacaaacagaacaaCCCCTGAGGGAACTAGGCTCATccagattttttaatttttttccaatggAGTATTTAACTGGCACCTCAATCAAACTATTGTTCTCTTTGAATCACagccataaaaaaacaaaagaactcaagtattttctcattttttttaaggcaaaATCATTAATACAGATGTGATACATTTTAActgaatgaattttttttatgaagaTAATTAAGGTTTTTCATTTTAGTTTGATTAGTTCTTAACAACTAAGGTACAAGGACTCGAGAtctataataaaacaaaactacaTTACTACATCCATAtatctttataaaaactatttcaacACGTATAAGTTTTTATCCACGTCATGTAAGTTATTTTAACCCTTTAAAAAACAGCATCAAATAACTGAGTTATAAGTCAATGGTTGCAATTGCCTGACATTCTagaattatttatatgttgaaattttctttaaacaaatccGAATGGTTTTCTTTGCTATTCTTAATTATATGTTTACCCTCGTCTATAGGTGGATAGATGTATATACAAAGCTTTATCTTTGGCCAAAGTAATAATTAATTCCAGGCAACATAAAGCTTATAACTTTTAAGCACTTTAAGAGTATcgtataaaaattaactgtTTTAATACTTGTTTCCACGTTTTTAGGCAATAGAAACATATAAATGTTCAATGAAAATTTTCTTGATTCACTTTTGTGTATATCCAAAGAACCTATTAAATAAgttgttaacattttttgttgtctcacttttttattcaaatccaCTTAGTAACATGTTGTTTCCCAATTGCCCTTATCTGCATTAGCATTTTTCCTTGTGCTAACTTTTGGACTGACCTAGCTCACCACCGGCACAGTCACATTTCTTGTCTTACGGACGTCACATGACTCAGCGAGGACTTTGCGCTATCGGGCTGTCAAGCTTGGCGAGCGATTGCCACTAGTCTAGCGATTACGGACTGCTCAAAAAGCAATCACTTAAACACACCAGCCGGGTGCGTAAATTAGCGTGCGGCGGGCGGTCAAGCCAGCGAGAGAGCTTTAGCATTGCGACCCAGTCGCCCGAGTCACATGCGTGggaaaagccaaacaaacaacaatgaGCCACAAGTGGTTGGCATGCAAACAGATGCAGACGTTGCCGTCGGCGTCGGCGTCGCATCAGCAGCGCAGTCGGAGGCGGCAGAGGCGCCAGTCAGCTGACCGGAGTTGTGTGCGACGTTGAACAGCTGACAGGGGGACGGCCGAAATTGTTTACATGTCGGGACGCAGGCGTGGCCCAGCCTTTTGCCAGCTTCCAAAGCTCAGCGAAGGAGCTTAAAGCCCGAAAGCCAAGGGATTTCGGAGCAGCCGAGAGGACTTTTCAGTAGTCGAGCGACGCGCAAAGCGCCACGTTGTCCTTCGCAGCCCCGGATAGGaagaaaagaaaggaaaagcggaaaagccTGGCGTCGTGTTGAGCGGCCGTCGAAAAGTAGGCAACACTACTGGTTCCTGCTGCCTGGCCACGGTGCGTATGGGTGATGTGATGCTGGGCCAGCGAAATCCGATACGGAAAGCTCAGTCTGGGCGAAAATTGTCAAGCAGTTGTTGGAGGATAGTCAAAATTaacagaaataaaagaaaattacacATTCCGCCCAGTTCAAAACACCGAAAATTGCCAGTGAAAACAGAGTTACAGAAGAACAAAGGGGATAAAAGTTCGTCCTGTGTGCTTGTGATAAAAGTTGCCTCTGTGTGCGTGCGTctgtgtgttagtgtgtgtgcGCGCAAAAAGAATAGAGAAAGCAAAGCATCCCGTAGGAGTGGCACACAAAGTGTTTGCATAACTTAACTCGCGATAGCCAGCCACCACCAACCACCGCCCGTAGCCAATAACTTGATTAAATGCCCCGAAATCGAGGCGAAATCGAGGGCTGAAGAAATGGATATGCAGGAAGGATATCGGTGGTGATGTAAATAAACCAATTTGTGCAGTGCCTGACAATTTCCAAAATGACTCCAAATAGTTTGCAGTGTGATTGAGGCGTGGTCGTGCCAATCCATAGCGGCATGGACTCCGACCAGACAGCCCAGTGCGTTGTGTATTCCGTCGTCGTTTGTGTCCTGCTTATTATCGTTGGCCTCCTCATATTCATCGTGAGTGTGTTTGTCTTGGGCCCGGTCATTGATGCAGTGCAAGTCCGCATTGTAGAGATCAATGAGACCACCACCAGAGACATGGAACCCGTTCACGATTACGACTACGACTGAACTAAAGGAAACATTTTTCTCGGCCTGATTCCGTTAAGATGAAAAGCAATATTCTGTGaccaaattaaatgcattttttttgtacattatACTTgccaatatttatattatctaCTTTTACATCTCAAAACTTAGTTGCTACAAACCAGGAATCAGAAACTAATCTCAATAttagaaaacattaaaattaaaccaattaCGATTTGTCGGTTGGCCGATTtgatatcaaaaatattacaaatatcaATCTAACATTTAAAGCCAAAcgctgaaatatttatggaaAAGTAAAGGCGAATTAAAACATTTCCGATAAACTAAAGTACTCgatttttataagtttataagtatcaaaacaagaaagaaagcaaacttcggcaagccgaagttcatatacccttgcagctattgcaagaattaaacatttttgaaaacattaaaattatgatttactttcgtatatgtttaaaaacattgaagctatgatgatttgcagctcaattatttgatagttattttatatattttttttatttctaagggagctatatgatatagacgtccgattttgataaaatttaaaccataattctgaaatatttaaccattgctatatgtcgaagaactaaacaaaaaattaaaaaacagaaaagttataatttttttcatttatttttccgattgttcctatgagagctatatgatatagtcgtccgactttgatgaaatttaatccgtaaatcggaaatatttaaccattactaaatgtcgaagaactaaacaaaaaaataaaaaacagaaaagttataattttttttcatttatttttccgattgttcctatgggagctatatgatatagtcgtccgactttgatgaaatttaaaccgtaaatcggaaatatgtaactattactaaatgtcgaagaactaaacaaaaaattgaaaaacagcaaagttataatttttttcatttatttttccgattgttcctatgggagctatatgctatagtcgtccgattttgatgaaatttaaaccgtaaatcggaagtatttaaccattactaaatgtcgaagaactaaacaaaaaattgaaaaacagcaaagttataattttttttcatttatttttccgattgttcctatgggagctatatgctatagtcgtccgatccggctcgttccgacttatatactacctgcaatagaaagacaacttttgggaaagtttcatgcagatagctttaaaactgagagactagtttgcatataaacggacggacagacggacggacagacggacatggctagatcgactctactagtgatgctgatcaagaatatatatactttatagggtcggaaacgtctccttcactgcgttgcaaacttctgactgaaattataataccctctgcaagggtataatgaaCCAACCCAATTGGCCATATATATATCTTGAACTAAGATTATCCCCATAGATTTCATGCAAAATCCGATGAGCAAACGGGAATCTTTTGACCAAAATCCTTTTCCTTTGTTCGTCCAACCCCAATAGTTGCTCAAGCCCAACGAATTGTTGAGCATTAGGCACTTTAGCAACAATGGGTCGAATGGGGGATTTCCATTCTGTGCGGCACGTCAATGTGCAATGCTTGAAATCATGAACAGAATGGTTCAATCCTTCCATGCCCCCACTTTTACCAATCTCCGGGAGCAGGTTCGACTGTCATCAATCCGACGGATTGGGACCCAGTGAAGCGAATCGGGGCACGAACATCTGCTTGGCAATTCGAGTGTGAAAAATGCTCACGAAAATTACCTACGGCGAGATGCTGCAAgatacacaaaaatataaaatgtgaATTGCCAACAATGGGCCAGGGAAGTCGCAACACTTTAGCAAGTTTGGAAGCTGCCAGGCGGAGGACGGACATCCTTGACTTGGTTATTGGCTTAGATGGGTTTCCCGGCTGAGCCGCACACACAAGGCCGGACCGCAAAGAATGGAAACGGGGAATGGGGAATGGGGAATATGGCAGAGGGTGGAGTAGGGATAAAAGGTTAAAGCAACAGGGCGTGGATGTGAACGTCTGAGGCGACAAAGTTCGGTTCAAAGTTTCAGGGACTTTTTATTGAAGCTTTTGTCTGCGGTCGGCTCCTTGGGGAGTTGTCCTGGCTGCCGGATCGCACATAAAACAATTCCCGTTTACAGagggcaaattaaattatctcAAATTGGCCGGGGGGAGAAATTACTCGGGCATCCGCCCAACGACCTGATCGATATTGTCCCAATTGAGCTCTAACCGCTTTACGGCAGGGTCAAACAATCTGAACCCCTGCTGCGGTTGCACAttgattaaaaactatttctgCTACCTGCACGTCGCTAGAAATTAAGTTCGAAAACCACTGCAAATACTTCAATAAAGCATCATCAAATGCGAGCCGCCGTCGAATCCGATGTTCCATTGTTGCCAGCCTGTCAGTTTAAATTACACTGaagccaccgccaccgccccAGCCCCGCCCCTTTCCGCCTACTATCACCATGCACTGCCGCATTCAATGGAGCTCGCAATCTGCCATCCCCGCACACGATGCACCAACAGcgaaaattgaataaaatgcCAGCCATGGCACGTTCGCTATGTTAAATAGTCGAGCAAAAAACGTCGAAGAAAATTCTTCAAAAGCTCCTCTGAAGTTAAAATACCCTTTTTTTAATAGAGCGGAAATAGTTACTTGCTAGTTTTAATGTATGTATGCCCCAATGGTAAAACAAACGCAATTAATGaaaattctaaattttttaatttaataaggcTTTAATGAAACATTGATTGACGACAACTTCGACTAAGCGAGGACATAAATGCTTTTAGATTGCTGTGCTTCTTACACAATTTTCATAATTACATTTGCTTTTGCTTAAAGCAAAGGaaacttttgaaatattttctttatattttaatacccAAAGTACTCTTTTCATTTCACTCAAAGTTCATTAACTGACATATATGTAAATGGACatgcaaaaatgtaaatagcAAACGAATCGAAGTTTGAGGGGTGTGAAATGTTTGTATACATGTTCGTAAAATCACATATTagttgatttattatttacacaAAATTATTCTTAATACCATATAGGAATTGTTGTAACCTCACTAAACGGAGAGAGCAAAAGATTTCCTTGGGGAAATTCTGTGCGATGTTCAGTCAGCTGAAGTCGAGGGATTCAGGGGCCTTTGAAACTGTTGAAGTCTAATCAACTATTTATAGGGATTAATAGAAAATGAGTGCAGACGGCAAAGTGAAAGTcatctaaaaaatatattttacatgaGCTTTTACGGAGGCTGGCGAACGAATAGAAAACCTTTCGGTAATTTGACTATTTATTGAAGTCTGGGCCATGTCTGGTTCCTCAAAGCTGTTGAAAAGCCAAAGAGATCTCGGCCCACCTGAGCGAAAAACATGCCAGCACTCAGATACTCACGCAGACAAACACAGGCGATGAGAGCACTCTTTTCCTCATTCAGTGTGCTTCATTGATAACACCCGACCTCTAGTGCACACACACGCCCATTAATTGCAGCCAAGTGGACTGGGGTACTTGCACATCGCATGAGTGTGTGGTCGGCTCTTTATGTAGGTATCTTTTATTTACAACATGAAAGTGTTGCTTACACAATTTGCCTATTTATGTTGATTTGTGGCGCTCCCAGGCGCCTTCTCCTTTCCCCCAAACTCCACTTCAGCTGCTCAATTCAGCTGCAAATTATGCACATGCCCATGGGCACCATGTATGAATGAATATGTATGGACGTACGATAGCGGTCATATtatctatgttttttttttcaagtacGATATTTGTGGTCTACTTAAAGCCAgagttaatatttataataattaactgGATTAGATaagttaactttttaaatgattCCATAATGTATGGCTAAGGGCTATACTGTTTTATGAACCTATGCAGGTATATATTAATCTGTAAAGTAATTTGATCGATTTAACGTAAAACACCTTTGACCGCAGTATCTGTACTACTTTGaggcacaataaaaaaagtcGACATATTAATGTTTGAAAGGACTTGAGTACTTCTCAATGACCACTTAagtacttaattttttttaatttttttattgattgctTTTTTTCCTAAACTAGTTAACAGACACTATAAAGTTCATAGTTTTCTCTACATTTTACTTGTGTTATCTctctaaaacttaaaatacaattactgttaacaaaagaaaaaatatatttttatataacagttaaaactaaataaataaatcatagcCTGATCA
This genomic window from Drosophila gunungcola strain Sukarami chromosome 3R, Dgunungcola_SK_2, whole genome shotgun sequence contains:
- the LOC128266347 gene encoding uncharacterized protein LOC128266347 — translated: MDSDQTAQCVVYSVVVCVLLIIVGLLIFIVSVFVLGPVIDAVQVRIVEINETTTRDMEPVHDYDYD